CATCCGTCGGAGATGAGGGCGGTTTTGCTCCCAGCCTTAATTCCAATGAAGAGGCGTTAAGCTTAATCATCGAGGCGATAAAAAAAGCCGGGTATGTCCCCGGCCGCGATATTTCTTTAGCCTTGGATTGCGCTGCCAGTTCTTTCTGCAAAGACGGCAAATATACCTTTGAAGGCTCGGTGAAAACTTCCGCGGATTTAATCGCTATTTATGAAGGATGGCTTTTGAAATACCCTATTTTGTCTATCGAAGACGGGCTCTCCGAGCATGATTGGAGCGGCTGGCAGGAGATGACCAAAAGAATCGGCGCTAAAGTACAGCTGGTGGGGGATGATATTTTTGTGACTAATCCCAAGATATTCAAAAAAGGGATTGCGGAAAATATAGGCAATGCTATACTGATTAAGGTTAATCAGATTGGCACGCTTTCGGAAACGCTTGAGACAATCGCGATTGCCAAAAAGAATAAATATAACGCTATAATTTCGCATCGTTCCGGCGAGACCGAAGACACAACTATCGCCCAGCTGGCGGTAGCCACCGGCGTGGGCCAGATAAAAACCGGTTCTTTGTCCCGCACCGACAGGATCTGTAAATATAACGAGCTCTTAAGGATTGAAGAGGAGCTGGGTAAAAAAGCAATTTACGCGGGGAAGACTTGGAAGAGATAAATGCTCTCCACGCTGAGAAGGTCATTTTGGCTTTTTGGGTTCGCAGTTTTGCTGCTGGTTTTATTCCTGCCGGGTTATACAAAGCTGCAGGAATCAAGGATTAAGAATCGCAAGCTGGAAGAGAATTTCCGCAAGATGGCAGTTGAAAACTACCTTTTGCAGGAAGAGCTCAAGCGGATTGAAAATGATCCGGTTTATCAGGAAAAGATCGCCCGGGATAAGATGGGCGTGGTAAGAAAAGGGGAGATCCCGATTAAGATCTTCTCCGAGAAGAAAAGATAAAGTCTCGCTTTTTTAAAGCGATCAATGGTATAATATAGTTGTTCTTTAAAAAGTTTCGCGGGGTGGAGCAGCCTGGTAGCTCGCAAGGCTCAATTTTGGGCTCTTCAGCCGGTAACGGTTGAAGGATAACCTGTCAAATTCGGTGAAGCCTTAATTTGCAAAGGTAATACCGAGCCAAGTTCGCCAATATTTGTGGTGAAAAGGTGTAGAGACTAAACGGCAGGGGCCCGCCATAGGATTTTGGCGGGTCAAGATATAGTCCAGACTACGAATCCACTATTTGTGGAGCAGCGTAAGCTGAAGTAGCAAGCATAACCTTGAGGTCGTCCGTTCAAATCGGGCCCCCGCAACCAACTAAACCCGCTTTAAAGAGCGGGTTTTTTTGTTATTATTTTTTAAATGAAGATGGTATAATTAAAACCTATGAGCCCGCAGAGAATCTTAAAAACAAAAATCGGAGAGATGTTAATCGAGCGCGGTTTGATATCCAAAGAACAGCTGTCTACGGCATTAGCGCAGCAGAGAGAAAAAGGCGGCTACCTCAGTCAGCATCTTATAGCGTTAGGTTTTGTAAGCGAGGTACATATAGCTGAGTGCCTTGCCAGCCAATATGGTTTTGCGTATCTGCCCTTAGACAGGTATCAGATTTCCCCCCAAACGTTAAAAATTATACCATTTAAATTAATTAATATTTATTCACTCCTTCCGATAGAGAAAGCAGGGAATTCTTTAGATGTAGTTATGGCTGACCCGTTGAATGAAGGTGTTATCGATATGCTTAAACATATCAGCGGCTGCGATATCGAAGTTTTTATCAGCACATACAGCCAGATAAGGCAGGCAATAGATACTTATTTTCATGCTGAAATGCAAGATACCAGCCTGGGCAGGCTTGATGCGGTGGAATTGATCAAGGAGGATATGCTTGAGTCATTCATCCAGGTTAAAGATTACGGCAGTGGCAGGGAAAAGAGGAGATATAAGAGGAAGGATGTAGACCTGGATATGGTCTATTTCTTGCAAAACAAAAGTTATAAAGCAAAAATAAAAAATATCAGCTACGGCGGGCTTTTGTTTACCTGCGAATTATTTATACCTATAGAAAAAAATATCTACACAAATATTGTCTGTAGGATCCTTACGCAGAATGTGGATATCAGCGCCGTAGTCCAGGTGATCAGGGTGGAAAAAACAGGGGAAACCCAGTATAGCATCGCAGGTTTTTTTAATTTCATCACCGATGACGACAGGATGAAACTTACATTATTGCTGCAGCAGTAAATAAACATTCCTTTACTGCCTTTTAATATTAGTGATATAATTTGGTTAAAGTTATCCGGGCTTTTTTATGGAATTAACAGGAGGCCTGACAGGCTTTTTGAAATGATTAATAGAAGGAATTATGTACGTTATATTATGGAGGTAAAGGTATCTGTTAAGAGTGAAGGAGACGCTTCCAAAACCATGGTCGGAGAGGTATTGGATCTTAGCTCTATAGGATGGGGGGCCATTTTTAAAGAAAGTATTGCCATAAATACCATTATTCAGTTTGATTTAACCTCAAATTTTTTAGATGAGCATCTGGAAGGCAAGGCTAAAATCGTCCACGTGAGCCAGCAGAGAGAATCCGGCGGTAAAGGTTTCAGGATAGGCGTGGAGTTTATCCAAGTCGATAAAGGGATTGTTTCCAGATTTATCAGCGAGAAACAAAGAATAGCCCGGCAGGAGCAAATAAGGGTACTGGAGGTAGAAAGAAAAAAGCAGCAATCGCAAGGTTCAGATATCGGGCCTTTCTAGCTGCGGGTAGCATATAAATAAAAGAATCGCTTAGCAGGGAGAGAAGGATGAGAAAAGCCCTTGTTTTATTGTGTTTAGGATTAATCGGATGCGCAACATCTGCAAAGGAAACGCCGGTAGTTCCGGTATTTAGTGAAATGGAGATGGATAAGATTATTTCCACTTTTAGCGAAACAATAAAAAACAATCCCAACTATACCGGGGCTTATTACAACAGAGCAATGGCTTATTTTCATAAAAATAACTATGCGCAATGCTGGCAGGATGTCCACAAAGCAGAATCATTGGGTTTGAAATTTAGCGCTAATTTTCTAGCATCATTGAGAAAATCTTCGGGAAGGCAAGAGTAAATCCCTCCGATGGACGTAGACAAGCCGAAAGAAGCAATGAGAAAGAATAATTTATATATATTTACGGATGAAGCGGGTAGTTTTAAGTCATTCTCCGCGGATAAGCTAAAAAGCCTGTATTTGCCGCTTTGTAACCAAGTTTTAATGTCATCCATTTCTCCGGATTTACACGGAGATATAAAAAGCGGCCAGAACAGCTTTCTGCTTGAACCGGTTTCTCGGATCAACCTTTCTCTCTCCAGGGCCTCAAGGAATTTTTGGGTCTATATCAATCAAGATAAAATCTGGTCGGCTACCGGTGTTTCTAAAAACCAAAAGCAGCTCCAGCAGGATAAATTTTGGCTGGAGGCCGGCCAGCTTTGGCAGCGGATCAGCCGGGAAAATAAAAATATCGGATTAAAATCCTCAATTTTGTCTTTTGTACCCGCAGGCCCTGATGCGCTGGAGGTAATGCAGGTTACCCTTACCAATATCAGCAAAAAAAAGATCAGCTTTATTCCTTACGCGGCGATACCTTTATACTGCCGCAGTGCCGATAATTTACGGGATCACCGGCATGTAACTTCGCTGCTTACCAGAATTAAAGAAGAGAAGTATGGGATTAAAGTCAAGCCAACATTGCTTTTTGATGAATCCGGCCATAAGCCGAATCATACGGTTTATTTTGCGGCCGCTTGCGATAATCAGGAAAGACCGCCGCGGTATATTTACCCTACTCAGGAGAGCTTCTGCGGCGAGTCCGGGGACCTGGAAGCTCCGGAAGCTGTTTTTAAAAACAAGCTTCCTCGGAAAATATCGATTCAAGGTAGAGAGCCGATGGCCGCACTGCGTTTTACCGAAGTCACTTTGTCTCCCGGAGCCCAGGCAACTTACATTATTGTTATGGGGCTCAGCCAGAAGGACTCTAATCTAAGCTCCCTGATAAAAAAATTTGGCCAAAGCGCCAAAGTAGCCGCGCATTTTGAAAAAACTAAAAATTTCTGGCAGGGGCAGTCCAAGCTCCTGGATATTTCCAGCGGCAATAAACATTTCGACAATTGGTTGCGCTGGGTAAATATTCAGCCGGTGTTGCGAAAAATATTCGGCTGTTCATTTTTGCCGGATTTTGATTATGGAAAAGGCGGCCGGGGATGGCGCGACCTCTGGCAGGATTGCCTGGGGCTTATTTTAAATAACCCGCAGTCAGTGCGGCAGCTTTTAATCGATAATTTTTACGGGGTCAAGATCGATGGCTCTAACGCCACGATTATCGGCAAAAAACCGGGTGAGTTCATCGCCGACCGTAATAATATCAGCCGGGTGTGGATGGACCACGGAGTCTGGCCTTTGCTCACCCTGGATCTGTACATTCAGGAAACCGGGGACCTGGGAATCCTATTCGAATACGCGGCTTATTTCAGGAACCATCAAATAAACCGCGGCCGGGATATCGATTACCAATGGAACGCCTCCTATGGTCAACAACTAAAGACAAAATCCGGGAAAATTTATCAGGGTACTATTTTAGAGCATTTGCTGGTGCAGAACCTGGCGCAGTTTTATAATGTCGGCGCGCACAACCATGTCCGGTTGGAAGGCGCGGATTGGAATGACGGCCTGGATATGGCCAAAGAGAACGGAGAAAGCGCGGTCTTTTCTTCGATGTACGCGCAGAATCTTTCGACTTTAGCGCGACTGGCGCTTAAATGCGGCGCAAAAAGCCTGGAGGTTGCCGAAGAGTTAAAAATTTTATTTACTGATTTTGATTATCAAAACATAGCGCAGAAACACAAGATACTGGAAAAATATTTTTCTAAAACTAAAGAAAATATTTCCGGCAAAAAAATCCGCCTGGAGGCGGTTGTATTGAGCCGCCTCTTAAACAAAAAATCCCTTTGGATGAGGAAACATATTCAGAAGAGCGAGTGGTTGAAAGAAGGGTTTTTTAACGGATATTACGATAATTGTAAAAGGAAGGTGGATGGTAAAAGAGGAAATCTCTTGCGGATGACTTTGACCTCCCAGGTGTTCCCGATTATGAGCGGCGTAGCCAGCCCCGGGCAGATCAAGAAAATTTTAGCCAATGTTTACCGGTATTTATATGATGAACCTGTTGGGGGAATTCGTTTGAATACCGATTTTAAGAAAGAGCAGCATGATTTAGGCCGGGCATTTTCTTTTGCTTACGGAGATAAGGAAAATGGCGCGGTGTTTAGCCATATGGTAGTGATGTTTGCCTATGCCTTATATAAACAGAGTTATTCTCAAGAAGGATGGAGGGTTTTAAGTTCGCTATATAAAATGGCAGCCAATACCGCACGCAGCAAGATCTATCCCTGTCTGCCGGAATATTTTGACCTTAGCGGCCGGGGGATGTACAGCTATCTTACCGGTTCAGCCAGTTGGTTTATGCTTACTTTACTTACCCAGTCATTTGGAATCAGGGGGTTTGATGGGGATCTGCTTATTGAACCAAAGCTTTCCGCTGAACAATTTAAATCCGTTGATAAATTAAGCATCAGCCGTGTTTTTGCCGCAAGAAAGCTAAAAATAGTTTTCCTGAATCCTAAACGCCTGGGAGCGGGGAAATACCGCATCAAGCGTTTCCTGCTCAACGCGGAACAGTTACCGATCGAAGAAACCAGCCGGATAGTTGTGTCCAGAGAAGTTATTACCAGCTTACCGAAAGAAAAGCTTAATATAATTCAAGTACATCTAGGTTAATATGTACGCGGGTCCTGCCGATGACTGTTTTTCGGCCACCTGAAGTGGCCGCAAATCCAGTCATCGTCACCCGCTAATGGTATCCTGATACAATATTTTTGCTTTACAAGATATGCTAATGCCGTTATAATGTTTTCCGTTATCAATTTATTAAAAAGGAAAATAGATGAAAAATAAAGTCTTAAAATTGGGTTTACCTAAGGGCAGCCTTCAGGAATCTACTTTTAGGATGCTCAAGAAGGCCGGATTTAACGTCAACCTTCCCAGTTCGCGTTCTTATATCCCGTCGATAGATGATGTCGAAATCCAGGCAACTTTACTGCGGGCACAGGAGATGTCGCGCTATGTCCAGGACGGAGCTCTTGATTGCGGGATTACCGGCAACGACTGGATTCTTGAGAATAAATCCGATGTCGTCAGGATCGCGGATTTAACTTATTCCAAACAGAGCTTAAATAAAGTCCGGTGGGTTTTAGCCGTGCCGCAGGATTCCGGGATAAAAAAAGTCAAAGATTTAAACGGAAAGCGGGTGGCAACCGAATTGGTCAATGTCGCCAAAGATTATTTCCGGAAAAATAAAGTTAAAGTAGAGGTGGAGTTTAGCTGGGGGGCAACGGAGGTCAAGGTCAGCGCGGGTTTAGTTGATGCCATCGTTGAACTTACCGAAACCGGCAGTTCCCTGAGAGCCAATAAATTAATCGAGATTGCCACCCTTTGCGAATCGATCACCCAGTTTATCGCCAATAAGAGCGCTTACCAGGACAGTTGGAAGAAGGCCAAAATGGAACAGATTGCCCTGCTTTTAAAAGGGGCAATTGCCGCTGAAGAAAAAGTCGGCTTAAAGATGAATGTAAAAAAAGAAAATCTTAAAGCAGTCTTAGCCAGGCTTCCGGCATTAAAAAAACCCACAATTTCCGGCTTAAGTGATGACGGTTGGTTTGCCATCGAGACAATTATCGACGAGAAAGTTGTCCGGGTGCTTATTCCCGCGTTAAAAGCGGCGGGTGCCTGCGGGATCATTGAATATCCGTTGAATAAGGTTATTTACTAATCATAAGGAGATGTAGTTATGCCTTGCGGAAAGAAAAGAAAGAGACAGAAGATCAAAACCCATAAGCGTAAGAAATTACGCCGTCGTCTTCGTCACTTGAAGAAAAGAGCTTGGGGTGGTAAAGGTTAAATATCTTATCAGTGTAATCTGCCTTTGTCTTGCATTGGCCCTAACGGCATATCCTGTAGGCGCCTCAAATACAGATAGCGATGAAGCCAGGAGTTTAAGCCACTATATCCTGGGGGTTTATTATGACGACCTGGGAGATTTAGACAAGGCGATCCAAGAATATAAGAAAGCCCTTGCAGCCGACCCCAACAGCGCTTTATTACATTTAAATCTGGCATCAGTTTTCATTAAGAAGGACAAGACGGCTCTGGCAATTGAGCAGCTTAAGCAGTCTATCGGGCTTGCTCCCGAAGCCATTGAGCCGCATGTGATATTGGCGCTGGTTTACGCGGCGCAAAATAAAGCGGATCTGGCTACCCAGGAATATACGCTGGCGCTTAAAAACGCCGCTAGACTCCAACCCAAGAACATTGAAATTTACAAAAGCTTAGGCGTAATTTACCTGCAGCAAAAGAAATTAAAGGAAGCGGAAGGGATTTTTAAATTGATTGCGGGTATGGATCCGGCGGACCCGCAGGCGCATTTTTATTTAGGCAGTATTTATTTTGATTTAAAGGACAATCCTTCCGCAGAAAAAGAGCTTAATACCGCGTTAAAATTAAAGCCGGATTATCATGAAGCCCTGAATTTCCTGGGTTATTTTTATCTGGAACAGGATAAAAATATTAACCGGGCAGGCCAGCTGATCAGGAAGGCTTTGGTTTCTGAGCCGGAGAACGGCGCTTATATTGACAGCCTGGGATGGTTTTATTTCAAAAAAGGCAAGTTTAAAGACGCGCTGCGTGAATTGGAAAAAGCAGCTTCCTTGTTAAGCGACCCGACGATCTATGATCATCTGGGGGATACTTACCTTAAGCTCGGTGACCGCAACAACGCAAAATTAAACTGGGAGAAATCCCTGAAATTAGATTCTACGCAGGAAAATATAAAATCAAAACTGCTTAAGCTCACCAATAATGGCAAATAAACAATTAACCATCGAGGAGTTAGAAGCCAAAGCCAAAGTAACCCGGCGTTTAATTATTCAAATGCTGGCCAAGGCCGGCTCAGGGCATCCCGGAGGCAGCCTCTCAGCCGTGGATTTGATTACCGCGCTATATTTTAATGTTTTACGTTTTAATCCCCGCGATCCGCAATGGCCGGACCGCGACCGTTTCCATATGTCTAAAGGCCACTGCTGCCCGCTTTGGTATGCGGTATTGGCCCAAGCCGGTTACTTTGCGGAAGAAAAATTATTTACTTTGCGGCAATTAGGTTCAATTCTTCAGGGGCATCCTGATCGTAAAACACCGGGTGTTGAATCGGCATCCGGTTCTCTTGGCCAGGGGCTTTCGATTGCTTTAGGGATGAGCCTGGCCGCAAAAATAGATAAAAAAGATTACCGGGTTTATGTTTTATTGGGCGACGGAGAAATTCAGGAGGGCAATATCTGGGAGGCAGCGATGGCTTGCGGGCATTTTGGCTGCAGCAATATTTGCGCTATCCTGGATGCCAACGGCTGCCAGATCGACGGAAGATGCGAGGATATCATGGGCCTGGAGCCTTTGGCGGCTAAATGGCAGGCATTCGGCTGGCATGTCCTGGAGATCAACGGCCATGATATGCGCCAGATTTTAGCGGCTTATGAAGAGGCCAAAACAATCAAAGATAAACCGACAATAATTATTGCCCGCACGGTTAAAGGTAAAGGTGTATCTTTTATGGAAGGGGTAATTGGTTTTCATGGCCGGGCGCCTACTCCGGAAGAGGCCCAGAGGGCCTTAAAGGAATTAGCATAATGTCAGAGCAACTTTATCAGCGGGATATTTACGGCCAGATCCTAGTTAAGCTGGGTTCATTGAATAAAGATATTGTGGTTTTGGATGCCGATCTCTCCAGTTCTACCCGCACCAATCTTTTTGCCAAGCAATTTCCGGATAGATTTTTTAATCTTGGAGTAGCTGAACAGAATATGATGGCAACCGCGGCGGGATTAGCCAGCTGCGGCAAGACGGTTTTTGTTTCCACCTTTGCCGTATTTGCTTCCGGCCGCGCCTGGGATCAGGTAAGATTAGCCATAAGTTACAATAATTTTAATGTTAAGATTGTCGCCACCCACGCCGGCATTACCGTTGGACCGGATGGGGCCAGCCATCAGGCTTTAGAGGATATCGCTTTAATGCGCGCCCTGCCGAACATGAATATTATCGTCCCCTGCGACGGGCCCCAGACATCTGACGCGGTGGAGACCGCGGCAAATCATCCTGGGCCTTTTTATGTCCGTTTAGGCAGGTCCAAAGTTGCCACCATCGAGAATAAGGGTGAATTTAAATTTGGCCAAGCCCAGCTAATTTCTGAGGGCAATGATGTGGCTATCATTGCCTGCGGGATTATGGTTTCGGAGGCGTCTTTGGCGGTAAAGAATTTAGCTCAGAAAGGCATAAAAGCGCGCCTGATCAATATGCATTCCATCCGGCCCCTGGATAATGAAGTTATCCTTAAAGCGGCAAAAGAAACCAAGCTGATTATTGCTTGTGAAGAGCATAATATTATTGGAAGTTTGGCTTCTAGCATAGATGAGGTCGTGGCTGAGAATTTTCCGGTGAAGGTGATCCGCGTAGGCATACGTAATCGTTTTGGCCAATCGGGTGAGCCGCAAGAACTTCTAAAAGAATATAACTTGAGCAGTTCGGATATTGAGAAAGCGGTCCTGGCTAATATATAAAAACATAGGCGGCGGAAAAACAGAACCGTCCCCTAGTTTTAAATGAGCACTCTTATTGCCGTTGGTTATTAAATCCTTCGCTAAGTTAAATCTTTATCTGCAAATCCTGAATAAACGCAAGGATAATTTCCATAATTTAAATACTTTATTTTGCCGGATTGATTTAGCCGACACGCTGATCTTTAAAAAGCGCCAAGACGACTTAATTAAAATCAGGTGTAAGAATCCGGGTGTGCCTTCTGATAAAACCAATCTTTGCTGGCGCGCCGCTGAATTACTAAAGCGGGAATTAGATGTAGATTTTGGAATAGATATTGAGATTAGAAAGCGAATACCGGTTGGCGCGGGTTTAGGCGGGGGTTCTTCCAATGCTGCCGGTGTCCTTTTGGGGTTAAACCGGTATTGGAACCTGAATTTACCCAAGGCAAGGCTGGTAAAATTAGGGGCTAAAATAGGCAGCGATGTTCCGTTCTTTCTCTATGATACAAAGTTTGCTTTAGGAAGCCGGCGCGGAGATAAAATTAAACCGCTAACTTCTTTAGGTAAACTCAAGCTTTGGTTTATACTGGTTTATCCCAAAATCAAGGTTTCTACGCCTTGGATTTATCAGAAATTTGATGCTTTTTCTGGATTGACAAGGAGGCGGTGTAATGTTAAAATGTTGACTTCTGAGTTGCGGCAAAAAGGCAAGGGGATGAATGCCCAATGCCTTGTCAACGACTTAGAGATTGTTACCGCTAGCCTTTATCCTGTAGTTAACCAGGTTAAAAAAGCGTTTTCCGGCATAGGGTTAGAAAAAATAATGATGTCCGGAAGCGGGCCGGCAGTATTCGCGCTCTGTAATGGCCGCAAACAGGCTGGAGATTTATGCAGGAAATTAGCTAAAGCGCATAAATCCTGGCAAGTTTTTGTAAGTTCTACGGTTTAACAATCAGGAGGTAGGCGATGGAGGCCACTGAAATCAGGGTGATATTAAAGGATTCTCCGGATAAGAAATTGAAAGCGTATGCCACGGTTACTTTTGATAATGTTTTTGTGGTCAGGGATATTAAGGTGATCGAGGGCAGCGCGGGTTTATTTATTGCCATGCCTTCCCGTAAAGTAAAGCACTCTTGTCCTAAATGCGCCTTTAAAAATGAATTACGCAGTAAATATTGTAACCAGTGCGCCGCTCCTTTGCCGGTTGAAACCAACCTGCAACGCGGTGAAGAGATACCCAGCAGCCAGGCCGAGCATAAAGATATCGCCCATCCGATAACGCAGTCGTTTCGGGAAAATTTGCAGAAAAAAGTTTTAGAGGCTTATGTTCAAGAGAAAGACAAGGTGCATTCCGGTTCTGCCTTGGAGTAATTTTGGGACGTCGTCCAATGGTAGGACATCAGAATTTGGGTCTGACTATCATGGTTCGAATCCATGCGTCCCAGTGATAATATTAGGGGGACGTCCTCTGTGGGGACACCCCTTGCAGGAGGAAGATTTAATTTAGTTAGTAATATAATGGTTACGGTGTGATAGGGTGTCCCCTTGAGGGACGTCCCCCTTGAATATGAAAAAAGAGATTGCGGTAATAATTTTAGCGGCAGGCAAAAGCACGCGGATGAAATCCGAACTGCCCAAGGTATTGCACCCGCTTTGCGGCAGGCCGATGCTGGGTTATGTTTTGGATTTAGTCGCCGGCTTAAAACCAAAACAGGTGGTCGCGGTTTTAGGGTATAAGCATGATCTGGTGCGCAAAATTATCCCTAAAGGGATTAAAATCGCTATCCAGAAGAAACTTAGCGGAACAGCCGACGCGGTCAAAGCGGGGCTGTCGGCTTTAAAAGGTTTTAAAGGCACCGTACTTGTCCTTTACGGAGACAGTCCTCTCCTAAAAAAGGAGACGTTGAAGAAACTCCTGGATTACCATTTAGAGAATGATGTCGATGCCACCTTATTAACCGCAAAACTCAAAAAGCCCTTTGGGTACGGCCGGATTATGCGCGATAAATATTCCAGCATCTGCGGCATCGTCGAAGAAAAAGACGCCGATGAAGTGCAGAAAGATATTAAAGAAATCAATACCGGTATTATGGTTTTTAAAAAAGACAGCTTAGCCGGCAATTTAAAATACATCCGGCCGAATAACCGCAAAAAAGAATATTATTTAACCGACATAATCGAAATTTTAGCTAAAAAAGATTGTCTGGTTGACGGGGTAAGGGCCGAAGACGCCCAGGAAGCTTTGGGGATCAATACCCGCGCGGAATTGACTAAGGCCAATTCCCTTATGCAAAAAACCATTAATGATAAATTAATGCACAGCGGCGTGACTATTTTGGATCCGGCGTCCACCTTTATCAATTTCGGCACTAAAATCGGCATGGATACGGTGATTTATCCCTTTACAGTAATTGAAAGGGGTGTTAAAATTGGGAAGCGTTGTTCAGTAGGCCCTTTCGCGCACCTGCGTGAAGATGTCTCTCTTGGTGATAATGTGAGAGTCGGCAATTTTATTGAAGTGGTGCGTGCCAAAATCGGCGCTAAAACATTCGTTAAACACTTTTCTTATATCGGAGACAGTTCTGTCGGCTCCAGCGTTAATATCGGAGCAGGGACGGTTACGGCTAACTTTGACGGCCTCAAGAAAAATTACACGGTTATTGAGGATAATGTTAGTATTGGTTCAGATACCGTGATTGTTGCTCCGGTAAAAATCGGTAAATTCGCCATTACCGGCGCCGGCTCGGTAATTACTAAGAATATCCCGCAGAGGTCTGTTGCGGTAGGGGTTCCGGCCAGAATTTTAAAGAAACGGGGGAGGTAGGGATGGATAAGCTGGCAATTTTTAGCGGTAACGCAAACCCGGAGTTAGCCTGCGCTATCTGTAAAAATTTAAGGGTAAAATTACAGGATGCTTTAGTTGGCCGCTTCAGCGAAGGCGAAATACGGGTAAAGATCAATGAAAATGTGCGCGGCAAAGACGTTTTTATCGTGCAGCCGACCTGTCCGCCGTCAAATGATAACCTGATGGAATTATTAATTATGATTGATGCTTTGCGCAGGGCAAGCGCCAATAGGATTACCGCGGTCATTCCGTATTTTGGTTATGCCCGCCAGGACCGCAAGGATCAGCCGCGCGTGCCGATTACCGCCAAATTAGTGGCTAATCTTTTGACTACCGCCGGGGCAAACCGGATCCTGACCATGGATTTACATGCCGGCCAGATCCAGGGTTTTTTCGATATCCCCGTAGACCATCTTTTTTCCGTGAATGTATTCGTAGATTATTTTTCCAAAATGAATATCAAAGATTTGGTTGCCGTTTCTCCCGATGTGGGAAGTATTAAGATGGCCAGGGCTTACGCCAAAAGAGTCAGCGCGGACCTTGCGATTATTGATAAGCGCCGGGTCTCGCCCGAGAAAGCTGAAGCAATGCATATCATGGGTGAAGTCGAAGGCAAGAATGTGATTATTGTCGATGATTTAATTGCCACAGGCAGTTCGTTGGTGGAG
The nucleotide sequence above comes from Candidatus Omnitrophota bacterium. Encoded proteins:
- the eno gene encoding phosphopyruvate hydratase, giving the protein MAKIKKVLARQILDSRGNPTVEVDCLLTNGILGRAAVPSGASTGDNEALELRDNDKTRYLGKGVLKAVANVNTIINPAIKGQTADFAKIDKLLIKLDGTEFKSKLGANAILGVSMAVAKAAALAKKQPLYRFLGKDKAKILPIPLMNILNGGMHADNNLDIQEFMIMPQGAPTFSDALRLATEVFHNLKSILKSKKLSTSVGDEGGFAPSLNSNEEALSLIIEAIKKAGYVPGRDISLALDCAASSFCKDGKYTFEGSVKTSADLIAIYEGWLLKYPILSIEDGLSEHDWSGWQEMTKRIGAKVQLVGDDIFVTNPKIFKKGIAENIGNAILIKVNQIGTLSETLETIAIAKKNKYNAIISHRSGETEDTTIAQLAVATGVGQIKTGSLSRTDRICKYNELLRIEEELGKKAIYAGKTWKR
- a CDS encoding septum formation initiator family protein is translated as MLSTLRRSFWLFGFAVLLLVLFLPGYTKLQESRIKNRKLEENFRKMAVENYLLQEELKRIENDPVYQEKIARDKMGVVRKGEIPIKIFSEKKR
- a CDS encoding PilZ domain-containing protein, with amino-acid sequence MSPQRILKTKIGEMLIERGLISKEQLSTALAQQREKGGYLSQHLIALGFVSEVHIAECLASQYGFAYLPLDRYQISPQTLKIIPFKLINIYSLLPIEKAGNSLDVVMADPLNEGVIDMLKHISGCDIEVFISTYSQIRQAIDTYFHAEMQDTSLGRLDAVELIKEDMLESFIQVKDYGSGREKRRYKRKDVDLDMVYFLQNKSYKAKIKNISYGGLLFTCELFIPIEKNIYTNIVCRILTQNVDISAVVQVIRVEKTGETQYSIAGFFNFITDDDRMKLTLLLQQ
- a CDS encoding PilZ domain-containing protein, with translation MINRRNYVRYIMEVKVSVKSEGDASKTMVGEVLDLSSIGWGAIFKESIAINTIIQFDLTSNFLDEHLEGKAKIVHVSQQRESGGKGFRIGVEFIQVDKGIVSRFISEKQRIARQEQIRVLEVERKKQQSQGSDIGPF
- a CDS encoding cellobiose phosphorylase, which encodes MDVDKPKEAMRKNNLYIFTDEAGSFKSFSADKLKSLYLPLCNQVLMSSISPDLHGDIKSGQNSFLLEPVSRINLSLSRASRNFWVYINQDKIWSATGVSKNQKQLQQDKFWLEAGQLWQRISRENKNIGLKSSILSFVPAGPDALEVMQVTLTNISKKKISFIPYAAIPLYCRSADNLRDHRHVTSLLTRIKEEKYGIKVKPTLLFDESGHKPNHTVYFAAACDNQERPPRYIYPTQESFCGESGDLEAPEAVFKNKLPRKISIQGREPMAALRFTEVTLSPGAQATYIIVMGLSQKDSNLSSLIKKFGQSAKVAAHFEKTKNFWQGQSKLLDISSGNKHFDNWLRWVNIQPVLRKIFGCSFLPDFDYGKGGRGWRDLWQDCLGLILNNPQSVRQLLIDNFYGVKIDGSNATIIGKKPGEFIADRNNISRVWMDHGVWPLLTLDLYIQETGDLGILFEYAAYFRNHQINRGRDIDYQWNASYGQQLKTKSGKIYQGTILEHLLVQNLAQFYNVGAHNHVRLEGADWNDGLDMAKENGESAVFSSMYAQNLSTLARLALKCGAKSLEVAEELKILFTDFDYQNIAQKHKILEKYFSKTKENISGKKIRLEAVVLSRLLNKKSLWMRKHIQKSEWLKEGFFNGYYDNCKRKVDGKRGNLLRMTLTSQVFPIMSGVASPGQIKKILANVYRYLYDEPVGGIRLNTDFKKEQHDLGRAFSFAYGDKENGAVFSHMVVMFAYALYKQSYSQEGWRVLSSLYKMAANTARSKIYPCLPEYFDLSGRGMYSYLTGSASWFMLTLLTQSFGIRGFDGDLLIEPKLSAEQFKSVDKLSISRVFAARKLKIVFLNPKRLGAGKYRIKRFLLNAEQLPIEETSRIVVSREVITSLPKEKLNIIQVHLG
- the hisG gene encoding ATP phosphoribosyltransferase, which translates into the protein MKNKVLKLGLPKGSLQESTFRMLKKAGFNVNLPSSRSYIPSIDDVEIQATLLRAQEMSRYVQDGALDCGITGNDWILENKSDVVRIADLTYSKQSLNKVRWVLAVPQDSGIKKVKDLNGKRVATELVNVAKDYFRKNKVKVEVEFSWGATEVKVSAGLVDAIVELTETGSSLRANKLIEIATLCESITQFIANKSAYQDSWKKAKMEQIALLLKGAIAAEEKVGLKMNVKKENLKAVLARLPALKKPTISGLSDDGWFAIETIIDEKVVRVLIPALKAAGACGIIEYPLNKVIY
- a CDS encoding tetratricopeptide repeat protein; translation: MVKVKYLISVICLCLALALTAYPVGASNTDSDEARSLSHYILGVYYDDLGDLDKAIQEYKKALAADPNSALLHLNLASVFIKKDKTALAIEQLKQSIGLAPEAIEPHVILALVYAAQNKADLATQEYTLALKNAARLQPKNIEIYKSLGVIYLQQKKLKEAEGIFKLIAGMDPADPQAHFYLGSIYFDLKDNPSAEKELNTALKLKPDYHEALNFLGYFYLEQDKNINRAGQLIRKALVSEPENGAYIDSLGWFYFKKGKFKDALRELEKAASLLSDPTIYDHLGDTYLKLGDRNNAKLNWEKSLKLDSTQENIKSKLLKLTNNGK